In Clostridium sp. DL-VIII, the following proteins share a genomic window:
- the rapZ gene encoding RNase adapter RapZ: MRFVIVTGLSGAGKTEATRTLEDLGYFCVDNLPPKLISKFAEVCTQSGGSIEKVALIIDIRGGVFFDDFFEALNYLKQNEFKYEILFLEASDEVLIKRFKETRRSHPLSPDGRVLTGITQEREKLREIKNAADMIIDTSKYEIRHLREKINKTYGNHTYPEKQLSITVLSFGFKYGIPVDSDLVFDVRFIPNPFYIPELKQYSGNDEPVKEYVLKQTETVNFIEKLIDMLKYLIPNYIKEGKRQLIISIGCTGGRHRSVAIANEVYERLNNESYNSKIEHRDVAEDLHKGEKKL, translated from the coding sequence ATGAGATTTGTTATAGTTACAGGATTATCAGGAGCAGGAAAAACAGAAGCAACAAGGACTTTAGAAGATTTAGGATATTTTTGCGTAGATAACCTTCCACCAAAGTTAATCTCAAAGTTCGCAGAAGTATGTACGCAAAGTGGAGGAAGCATTGAAAAAGTAGCGTTAATTATAGATATTAGGGGCGGAGTTTTCTTTGATGATTTTTTTGAAGCTCTAAACTATTTAAAACAGAATGAATTTAAATATGAAATATTATTTTTAGAGGCAAGTGACGAAGTTCTCATAAAGAGATTTAAAGAGACAAGAAGAAGTCACCCGTTATCACCAGATGGAAGAGTGTTAACTGGTATTACACAAGAAAGAGAAAAACTAAGAGAAATCAAAAATGCTGCAGATATGATTATTGATACCTCTAAGTATGAAATTAGACATTTAAGAGAGAAGATAAATAAAACCTATGGAAATCATACGTATCCAGAAAAACAGCTATCAATTACAGTATTGAGTTTCGGTTTTAAATATGGAATACCTGTAGATTCAGACTTGGTTTTTGATGTTAGATTTATACCAAATCCTTTTTATATTCCTGAATTAAAGCAATATTCAGGAAATGATGAACCAGTTAAGGAGTATGTATTAAAGCAAACAGAAACAGTTAATTTCATAGAAAAATTAATTGATATGTTAAAGTATTTAATTCCTAACTATATTAAAGAAGGAAAGAGACAATTAATAATATCTATAGGATGCACAGGTGGAAGGCATAGATCTGTTGCAATTGCTAATGAGGTTTATGAGAGATTGAATAATGAAAGCTATAATTCTAAAATAGAACACAGGGATGTAGCTGAAGATCTTCATAAAGGAGAAAAGAAGCTATGA
- a CDS encoding Dabb family protein, whose amino-acid sequence MFTHIVLFKLKEPTTENLEFVAKTLSSMDGKIDELKHLEVGVDVVKSDRSYHVGIITRFDNKEDYMSYDVNEFHVEKVKKVIGPYLEDSKTLDF is encoded by the coding sequence ATGTTTACACATATTGTACTTTTTAAATTAAAGGAACCAACAACAGAAAACTTAGAATTTGTGGCAAAAACCTTATCATCTATGGATGGGAAAATTGATGAATTAAAACATCTAGAAGTAGGTGTTGATGTAGTGAAAAGTGATAGAAGCTACCATGTAGGAATCATAACAAGATTTGATAACAAAGAAGATTATATGTCATATGATGTGAATGAATTTCATGTTGAAAAAGTAAAGAAAGTTATAGGACCATATTTAGAAGACAGTAAAACACTAGATTTTTAA
- the murB gene encoding UDP-N-acetylmuramate dehydrogenase, protein MDHYGEHKDLFSKIYEESQIQLDAKMSEHIYFKVGGPVDILLTPNNVQQVKETITICKEHKIPFYVIGNGSNLLVKDGGIRGVVIKLCDLNKIERIGNKITAECGALLKDVSAEAALGALAGFQFACGIPGSVGGAVFMNAGAYDGEISFVIESAEVLDDKQEIRTISKEELNLGYRQSVVMQKGYVVLKATFALESGDKEKIEARINELTRRREEKQPLEYPSAGSTFKRPEGHFAGKLIEDAGLKGFTIGGACVSEKHAGFVINKDNGTAKDVLGVINHVKEEVKRQFGVDLYPEVRILGED, encoded by the coding sequence ATGGATCATTACGGAGAACATAAGGATTTGTTTAGCAAGATATATGAGGAATCACAAATTCAGCTAGATGCAAAAATGAGCGAACATATTTACTTTAAAGTTGGAGGACCAGTTGATATACTTTTAACTCCAAATAATGTTCAGCAAGTAAAAGAAACTATCACTATTTGTAAAGAACATAAAATTCCATTTTATGTTATAGGAAATGGATCAAATCTTTTGGTAAAAGATGGCGGAATAAGAGGCGTTGTAATAAAACTATGTGATTTAAATAAAATAGAACGTATTGGAAACAAGATTACAGCAGAATGTGGAGCCTTGCTTAAAGACGTTTCAGCAGAAGCAGCCTTAGGAGCTTTAGCAGGATTTCAATTTGCATGTGGAATTCCAGGAAGCGTAGGTGGAGCTGTATTCATGAATGCAGGAGCTTATGATGGAGAAATATCATTCGTTATTGAAAGTGCAGAAGTACTAGATGATAAACAGGAAATAAGAACTATTTCAAAAGAAGAATTAAATTTAGGTTATAGACAGTCTGTAGTCATGCAAAAAGGATATGTGGTATTAAAAGCTACATTTGCTTTAGAATCTGGAGATAAAGAAAAGATTGAAGCGAGAATTAATGAATTAACGAGAAGAAGAGAAGAAAAGCAACCATTAGAATATCCATCAGCAGGAAGTACATTTAAGAGACCGGAAGGACATTTTGCAGGCAAATTAATTGAGGATGCAGGCTTAAAAGGATTTACAATAGGAGGAGCTTGTGTTTCAGAAAAGCATGCTGGTTTTGTTATCAATAAGGATAATGGTACAGCAAAGGATGTATTAGGTGTAATAAATCATGTTAAAGAAGAAGTAAAAAGACAATTTGGAGTTGATTTGTACCCAGAAGTTAGAATTTTAGGGGAAGATTAA
- a CDS encoding FtsW/RodA/SpoVE family cell cycle protein, protein MKIKRDEVKLLVLTYLLCMALFTNLAVLKDQLDKGAIYMGVIVCVLITVTQIVIRKFYPQGDKFLITFACILSVIGIAILYRLDTSVSIKQLILFAVGVVIFIALVVAIPDIREFVKYKKIYMIATLLIMPIALLAHQEVYGATNWVTIGGFSIQPSEFGKITFVIYLAAALHDYEDKNNIIEDFKQLWQPALVVMYSLGCLVIQKDLGSALIFFGIALTMLYVATGKKKYVLITLVLFVLGSIISYKLFAHVRERVIIWQNPWKYYDTTGYQIVQGLYSISSGGMFGSGLGQGYPGFVPVNTSDLIFAVICEELGMVFGLGIMIIYFLFFYRGMRAAFRVTDRFSMLNTVGFSAMIACQVLVIIGGVFAVIPLTGITLPLISAGGSSIITMFFALAILQKISEEG, encoded by the coding sequence TTGAAAATAAAAAGAGATGAAGTAAAGTTATTGGTTTTGACATATTTATTATGTATGGCGCTTTTCACTAATTTAGCAGTATTAAAAGATCAACTAGATAAAGGCGCTATATATATGGGAGTAATAGTATGTGTATTAATAACAGTTACTCAGATTGTAATACGAAAGTTTTATCCCCAGGGAGATAAATTTTTAATTACATTTGCATGTATATTGTCAGTTATAGGAATAGCTATATTATATAGGTTAGATACTAGCGTATCTATTAAACAATTGATTTTGTTTGCAGTAGGAGTTGTTATATTTATTGCTCTAGTAGTAGCGATCCCGGATATAAGGGAATTCGTTAAATATAAGAAGATATATATGATAGCAACTTTATTAATTATGCCTATAGCACTTTTAGCACATCAAGAAGTTTATGGTGCAACTAACTGGGTTACAATTGGTGGATTTAGTATTCAGCCATCGGAATTTGGTAAGATAACCTTTGTGATATATCTGGCTGCAGCTTTACATGATTATGAAGACAAAAATAACATTATAGAGGATTTTAAGCAGCTTTGGCAGCCGGCTTTAGTAGTTATGTATTCACTTGGATGTTTAGTTATTCAAAAGGACTTAGGATCAGCTTTAATATTCTTTGGTATTGCATTAACAATGCTCTATGTTGCTACTGGAAAGAAAAAGTATGTATTGATAACACTTGTACTATTCGTTCTAGGATCTATAATATCATATAAGTTATTTGCTCATGTAAGAGAGAGAGTAATAATATGGCAGAATCCTTGGAAGTATTATGACACAACGGGATATCAAATAGTTCAAGGATTATATTCAATTTCTTCAGGTGGAATGTTTGGAAGCGGACTTGGCCAAGGCTACCCAGGCTTTGTACCAGTAAATACTTCAGATTTAATTTTTGCAGTAATATGTGAAGAATTGGGAATGGTATTTGGTCTTGGAATTATGATAATATATTTCTTGTTTTTCTATAGAGGAATGAGAGCGGCATTTAGAGTTACAGATAGATTTTCTATGCTTAATACGGTAGGTTTTAGTGCTATGATAGCTTGTCAGGTTTTAGTTATAATTGGAGGAGTGTTTGCAGTTATACCATTAACAGGTATCACATTACCTCTTATTAGTGCCGGAGGTTCGTCAATAATAACTATGTTTTTTGCATTAGCAATACTACAAAAGATATCGGAGGAGGGCTAA
- the uvrC gene encoding excinuclease ABC subunit UvrC produces MFDFKAQLKILPDKPGVYLMKNSLGEIIYVGKAKVLKNRVRQYFQNSKNHSEKVKAMVKNISEFEYIVTDSEMEALILECNLIKKYSPKYNISLKDDKFYPFIKITTNEDFPRVFITRNYAKDGNKYFGPYPNAGAVHETINMIRKIFPLRTCKKLIIEGGKHTRPCLNYHIKKCNAPCEGHISKDEYRRMIDEIMDVLSGRDRTLINKLKEDMQEASSLLEFEKAASLRDKILAIESIAEKQKVFKSQENDEDFINIYKDEKDCCIQVFFSRDGKVTGREHFVIENSAHEDDKTVISQFIVSFYGGTPKVPKNIYIPESDEIEALEEFLSVKRGSKVFVKIPIKGEKKDMLELVKNNAKVTLDQFKDKILMDKEINMVSLEQIQDLLELDSLPLRIEAYDISNIQGVDSVGSMIVFEDGKAKNSDYRRFRIKTVKSANDYDSMREILERRFSHGLKEIQEIQEKKIKFSNGKFSNFPDLIMMDGGKGQVNVALEVLEKLGINIPVCGLVKDDYHATRGIIYNNNELIINRNSNLMQLIRRIQDEVHRFAITYHRSLRDKRTLHSILDDIPNVGQKRRMALLMKFGSIDNIKKATLGELMETESIDSKAANSILSYFKKHEQNK; encoded by the coding sequence ATGTTTGATTTTAAAGCCCAGCTAAAAATTTTACCTGATAAACCAGGTGTCTATTTAATGAAAAATAGCCTTGGTGAAATCATTTATGTGGGTAAAGCAAAGGTGTTAAAAAATAGAGTAAGACAATACTTCCAAAATTCTAAGAATCATTCAGAAAAAGTAAAAGCAATGGTTAAAAATATTTCTGAATTTGAGTATATAGTCACCGATTCCGAAATGGAAGCATTAATTCTAGAATGTAATTTAATAAAAAAATATAGTCCTAAATATAATATATCCCTAAAAGATGATAAATTTTATCCTTTTATAAAAATAACGACTAATGAAGATTTCCCAAGAGTTTTCATAACCAGAAATTATGCAAAGGATGGAAATAAATACTTTGGACCATATCCTAATGCAGGGGCTGTTCATGAGACAATAAATATGATCAGAAAGATTTTTCCTTTGAGAACTTGTAAAAAGTTGATTATAGAAGGTGGAAAACACACAAGACCATGTCTAAATTATCACATAAAAAAGTGTAATGCACCATGTGAAGGTCATATTTCAAAAGATGAGTATAGACGTATGATAGATGAAATTATGGATGTATTGAGTGGAAGAGATAGAACTCTTATAAATAAATTAAAGGAAGATATGCAGGAAGCTTCATCATTATTAGAGTTTGAAAAAGCTGCATCTTTAAGAGATAAAATTTTAGCTATAGAGAGCATAGCAGAAAAGCAAAAGGTATTTAAATCTCAGGAAAATGATGAGGATTTCATAAATATATATAAAGATGAAAAGGACTGTTGTATTCAGGTATTTTTCTCGAGGGATGGAAAGGTTACTGGAAGAGAACATTTTGTTATTGAAAATAGTGCTCATGAAGATGATAAAACAGTTATTTCACAGTTTATTGTTTCTTTCTATGGTGGCACTCCAAAAGTTCCTAAGAATATTTATATACCAGAAAGTGATGAGATAGAAGCTTTAGAAGAATTCTTGAGCGTAAAGCGTGGCTCAAAGGTTTTTGTTAAAATTCCCATAAAAGGTGAAAAGAAGGATATGCTGGAACTAGTCAAAAACAATGCGAAAGTTACATTGGACCAGTTTAAAGACAAAATATTAATGGATAAGGAGATAAATATGGTAAGCTTAGAGCAAATACAAGATTTGCTTGAACTGGACAGTTTACCTTTAAGAATTGAAGCTTATGATATATCCAATATACAAGGTGTTGACTCTGTTGGATCAATGATTGTATTTGAAGATGGCAAAGCTAAAAATAGCGATTATAGAAGATTTCGTATAAAGACAGTAAAAAGTGCCAATGATTATGATAGTATGAGAGAAATATTAGAAAGAAGATTTTCTCATGGCTTAAAGGAAATACAAGAAATTCAAGAAAAGAAAATTAAATTTTCTAATGGGAAATTTTCTAATTTTCCGGATTTAATAATGATGGATGGTGGAAAAGGGCAGGTAAATGTAGCTCTTGAAGTTCTAGAAAAATTGGGAATAAATATACCAGTGTGTGGATTAGTTAAAGATGATTATCATGCAACACGAGGAATAATTTATAACAATAATGAATTGATAATAAATAGGAATTCGAACTTAATGCAATTGATACGAAGAATTCAGGATGAAGTTCATAGATTTGCTATCACATATCATAGAAGTTTAAGAGATAAGAGAACGCTACATTCAATATTAGATGATATACCTAATGTTGGGCAGAAGAGAAGGATGGCACTTCTTATGAAGTTCGGAAGTATTGACAATATAAAAAAGGCGACATTAGGTGAATTAATGGAAACAGAGTCAATTGATAGTAAGGCTGCAAATAGTATTTTGTCATATTTTAAAAAACATGAACAAAACAAATAA
- a CDS encoding penicillin-binding transpeptidase domain-containing protein, with protein MKNVSNSIKQVMIVFLFCFVALISYIAYFQVFSAPAIAEGAGNQRLWAKRNEVLRGTIYDRNKNPLTQSARVDALTQKRTYVGGDLYVHAIGYVDPRYGLTGLEESYDSELTTYSKLSNNLLNLTKDFSIAKLKDMFENRKEDEDKIGNGIITTLDPALQKIAYDALGSNKGAVVALNPKTGEVLAMVSKPTYNPNDLEASMKAANAGIADNSPLINRATSGKYPPGSTFKTVTLSSALENIPGITNRTFNDTGKIVFNDTQSLSNDNGEVNGEINLKDAYRLSSNFVFGTLAMELGNDKLKATAEKFGFNSTIDSDGFTIAQSQFPKLSKAEIGSIAQSGIGQSSILATPMQMALVASTVANDGKMMEPRLVNQVIDKDGNVLKTMQPKLDKQVISSGDSAIIKDYMKNLVDSRVDSSWGFFKGTNAAGKTGTADYNLANGQSAKPHSWFIGFAPADNPKIAVAVIVENGGYGASAAAPIAGEMMSAAVNNK; from the coding sequence TTGAAAAATGTTTCTAATAGTATAAAACAAGTAATGATAGTATTTTTATTCTGCTTTGTAGCTCTTATCTCATATATAGCATATTTTCAAGTTTTTTCAGCGCCTGCTATAGCAGAAGGAGCAGGAAATCAAAGGCTTTGGGCCAAGAGAAATGAAGTTTTAAGAGGAACTATATACGATAGAAATAAAAATCCGCTTACTCAAAGTGCACGTGTAGATGCTCTTACACAAAAGAGAACGTATGTTGGTGGAGACTTATATGTTCATGCTATAGGTTACGTTGACCCTAGATATGGTTTAACAGGCTTAGAAGAAAGTTATGATAGCGAATTAACAACTTATAGTAAACTCTCGAATAATCTTTTGAATCTTACGAAAGACTTTAGTATAGCTAAATTAAAAGATATGTTTGAAAATAGAAAAGAAGATGAGGATAAAATCGGTAATGGAATTATAACAACACTTGATCCAGCTCTTCAAAAAATAGCATATGATGCTCTTGGAAGTAATAAAGGAGCTGTGGTTGCTTTAAATCCTAAAACAGGAGAAGTACTAGCAATGGTTTCAAAACCAACATATAATCCAAATGATTTGGAAGCTTCAATGAAGGCTGCAAATGCAGGTATAGCTGATAATAGCCCTTTAATTAACAGGGCAACTTCTGGAAAGTATCCACCAGGATCAACTTTTAAGACAGTTACACTTAGCAGTGCTTTAGAAAATATACCAGGCATTACAAATAGAACTTTTAATGACACTGGTAAAATAGTATTTAATGATACACAGTCCCTAAGCAATGATAATGGAGAAGTAAATGGTGAGATAAATTTAAAGGATGCATATCGATTATCAAGTAACTTTGTATTTGGAACTTTAGCAATGGAGCTTGGAAATGATAAGCTAAAAGCTACGGCTGAAAAGTTTGGATTTAATAGTACTATTGATTCTGATGGATTTACTATTGCACAAAGTCAGTTCCCGAAACTCTCAAAGGCTGAAATTGGAAGCATAGCCCAATCAGGTATAGGACAAAGTAGTATTTTAGCAACTCCAATGCAAATGGCATTAGTTGCAAGTACAGTGGCTAATGATGGTAAGATGATGGAGCCAAGACTTGTGAATCAAGTAATAGATAAGGATGGAAATGTACTTAAAACAATGCAACCAAAATTAGATAAGCAGGTTATAAGTAGTGGAGATTCGGCTATCATAAAAGATTATATGAAGAATCTAGTTGATTCAAGAGTCGATTCTTCATGGGGATTCTTTAAAGGAACTAATGCAGCCGGAAAGACAGGTACAGCAGACTATAATCTTGCAAATGGTCAAAGTGCAAAACCTCATTCATGGTTTATTGGATTTGCACCGGCAGATAATCCAAAGATTGCAGTGGCAGTTATAGTGGAAAATGGAGGATATGGAGCAAGTGCAGCAGCGCCAATAGCGGGAGAGATGATGAGTGCAGCTGTAAATAATAAGTAA
- the whiA gene encoding DNA-binding protein WhiA, whose translation MSFSSKVKGEVCRYIDISKEEALAEISAIMKVSGTLAFSGSGLSFKMTTENPASARLIFTLLKEHFDIHSKLMVKKSNSLKKNNIYMVVISEEMGVRGLLSETGILKEIDGIMSLDYRIEKHIFNDDDIKKAYIRGAFIGGGSISNPEKTYHLEFVTHSEEYARDLSNLVNTFNLNSKVIQRKNSFIVYIKEGEQIVDLLNVIGAHSSLLEIENIRIMKEMRNNVNRLVNCETANLSKTVNAAVRQVESIKLIQSQIGLQRLPDNLREIAELRLNYPDESLKELGEMLDPPVGKSGINHRLRKIEKIAEELRQTT comes from the coding sequence ATGTCATTTTCATCTAAAGTTAAAGGAGAAGTATGTAGATATATAGATATTTCTAAGGAAGAAGCATTAGCAGAAATATCAGCTATAATGAAGGTTAGTGGCACATTAGCTTTTAGTGGAAGTGGACTAAGTTTTAAAATGACCACGGAAAATCCAGCTAGTGCTAGATTGATTTTTACACTTTTAAAAGAACATTTTGATATTCATTCAAAATTAATGGTTAAAAAAAGTAATTCATTAAAAAAGAATAATATTTATATGGTTGTGATTTCGGAAGAAATGGGTGTCAGAGGACTGTTAAGTGAAACTGGTATACTTAAAGAAATTGATGGAATAATGAGCTTGGATTATAGAATAGAAAAGCACATATTTAACGATGATGATATAAAAAAGGCATATATAAGAGGGGCATTTATAGGTGGAGGAAGTATAAGCAATCCTGAGAAAACTTATCACTTAGAATTTGTAACCCATAGTGAAGAATATGCTAGAGATTTATCAAATTTAGTTAATACGTTTAATTTAAATTCGAAAGTAATACAAAGAAAAAACAGTTTTATAGTATACATTAAAGAAGGCGAGCAAATTGTAGACTTACTTAATGTAATTGGAGCTCATTCTTCCCTATTAGAAATTGAAAATATAAGAATAATGAAAGAAATGAGAAATAATGTTAATAGGCTTGTTAACTGTGAAACTGCAAATCTTTCAAAAACAGTAAATGCAGCTGTAAGGCAGGTTGAAAGCATAAAATTAATACAGTCTCAAATAGGACTTCAAAGATTACCTGATAATTTAAGAGAAATTGCAGAATTAAGATTAAATTATCCAGATGAGTCATTAAAGGAATTAGGAGAAATGCTAGATCCACCAGTTGGAAAGTCAGGAATAAATCACAGATTAAGAAAAATAGAAAAAATAGCAGAAGAATTAAGACAAACAACTTAA
- a CDS encoding YvcK family protein: protein MRIRDWLKVGIRVKRWLAFGVFGILLIAFGFTELVNHRVYNWYYLIFYISLNITGVFVLYIAVTETMRSIIALVNRGYLKVSLDSRKIESLIYEKRLLVKGPKIVVIGGGTGLSTMLRGLKYYTSNITAIVTVGDDGGGSGDLREDLGMLPPGDIRNCILALADTEPIMEDLLQYRFSDGRLKNQSFGNLFLAAMAGISDNFEEAVQKMSSVLAVTGKVIPVTLDNMQLVAKLQNGKIVQGESQIPEEAIEQNSRIEELNIVPENAKALPEALQALKEADAIVMGPGSLYTSITSNLLVKDIAKAVRKSDAVKIYISNIMTQPGETTGFKVSDHLKVLLKYGGKDIVDYVIANTGEITDELKEKYQKDGAELVKLDREDIISLGIKIVGEDLVKIKNGLVKHDSDKLAEILADTIMEKKLLYDKKKIIEYMYLSQRIKERIREEKGHEID from the coding sequence ATGAGGATACGTGATTGGCTTAAAGTAGGAATTAGAGTAAAAAGATGGCTGGCATTTGGAGTTTTTGGTATTTTGTTAATAGCATTTGGCTTTACTGAGCTTGTAAATCACAGAGTATATAATTGGTATTATTTAATCTTTTATATATCTTTAAATATTACAGGAGTTTTTGTTTTATATATTGCGGTTACAGAAACTATGAGGTCTATAATTGCATTGGTAAATAGAGGCTATTTAAAGGTATCTTTAGACAGTAGAAAAATTGAAAGTTTAATATATGAAAAAAGATTATTAGTAAAAGGGCCTAAAATAGTTGTAATTGGTGGAGGAACAGGTCTTTCAACAATGCTTAGAGGGCTTAAGTACTATACCTCTAATATTACAGCAATTGTAACTGTTGGAGATGATGGCGGCGGCTCTGGAGACTTAAGAGAAGATTTGGGCATGCTTCCACCAGGAGATATAAGAAACTGCATTTTGGCATTAGCTGATACAGAACCTATAATGGAAGACTTGCTTCAATATAGGTTTTCAGATGGAAGATTAAAAAATCAAAGCTTTGGGAATTTGTTTTTGGCAGCTATGGCAGGTATATCTGATAATTTTGAAGAAGCAGTCCAAAAAATGAGTTCAGTACTTGCAGTAACTGGGAAAGTTATACCAGTTACGCTAGATAATATGCAATTAGTTGCAAAACTTCAAAATGGCAAAATAGTACAAGGTGAATCTCAGATTCCAGAAGAGGCTATTGAGCAAAATTCCAGAATAGAAGAATTAAATATAGTTCCAGAAAACGCAAAGGCGCTTCCAGAAGCATTGCAAGCATTAAAGGAAGCTGATGCTATAGTTATGGGACCAGGAAGTTTATATACAAGTATAACATCTAATTTATTGGTTAAAGATATTGCAAAAGCAGTAAGAAAAAGTGATGCAGTTAAGATTTATATATCAAATATAATGACTCAGCCTGGAGAAACTACAGGATTTAAAGTATCTGATCACTTAAAAGTTCTATTAAAATATGGTGGAAAAGATATTGTAGATTATGTAATTGCTAATACTGGTGAAATTACTGATGAGTTAAAGGAAAAATACCAAAAAGATGGAGCTGAACTTGTTAAATTAGATAGAGAAGATATAATAAGCTTAGGAATAAAAATAGTTGGTGAGGATTTAGTAAAAATAAAAAATGGATTAGTAAAACACGATTCTGATAAATTAGCAGAAATATTAGCAGATACAATTATGGAAAAGAAACTTCTATATGATAAAAAGAAGATCATAGAATATATGTATTTATCACAGCGTATAAAAGAGAGAATAAGAGAGGAAAAAGGGCACGAAATAGACTAA
- a CDS encoding FHA domain-containing protein, protein MSFSKIIAGIFGVVFIVILYVIIYYALKIMYRDVKNGGKKRRPPMVKGNYGLEIISSGESRDLKEGAIIPIRSDLTIGRKDNNSIVLGDQHVSGCHAKIIVRNDTLYLEDLNSTNGTYLNGNKLNGKAKLANKDEIKVGTAVFKILR, encoded by the coding sequence ATGAGTTTTTCAAAAATAATTGCTGGGATTTTTGGAGTAGTTTTTATTGTTATACTATATGTAATAATATATTATGCATTAAAGATAATGTATAGAGATGTTAAGAATGGTGGTAAAAAGAGAAGACCACCTATGGTAAAAGGAAATTATGGATTAGAAATCATAAGTTCTGGAGAAAGCAGGGATTTAAAAGAGGGAGCTATAATTCCAATAAGATCAGATTTGACAATAGGTAGAAAAGACAATAATTCAATTGTTTTAGGAGATCAGCATGTTTCGGGATGTCATGCAAAGATTATAGTGAGAAATGATACGTTATATTTAGAAGATTTGAATAGTACAAATGGTACTTATTTAAATGGTAATAAGCTAAATGGTAAAGCAAAATTAGCTAATAAAGATGAAATAAAGGTTGGAACAGCGGTTTTTAAAATTTTAAGATAA